A single region of the candidate division TA06 bacterium genome encodes:
- the zapB gene encoding cell division protein ZapB — protein MSGDPLAILEERINRAVDKMAELKNQKEKLEKDNQDLKAKIDLLTGKLKAIENEKKQQTNLEDENQKLQQSQEEAKKRLSEIIDKLEKLKD, from the coding sequence ATGAGTGGAGATCCCCTGGCGATATTGGAGGAACGGATAAACCGGGCGGTGGACAAGATGGCCGAATTGAAGAACCAGAAGGAAAAACTGGAAAAGGACAACCAGGATCTTAAGGCCAAGATAGACCTGCTGACCGGGAAACTTAAAGCCATTGAGAACGAAAAAAAACAGCAGACCAATTTGGAGGATGAAAACCAAAAACTACAGCAGTCCCAGGAGGAGGCCAAAAAACGGCTTTCGGAGATCATTGACAAGCTGGAAAAACTCAAGGACTAG